Sequence from the Phaeodactylum tricornutum CCAP 1055/1 chromosome 4, whole genome shotgun sequence genome:
TTACGTCTTTGCCAGTGGAGATTGGAGACCGATTTCGCTCGGTGACTTGGAAGCAAAAATCACAGGGTCGGCATGAGCTATGAAGGAGACCGGCTACGATTTAGTCAAAAGTAGGCAGCATCTTACTTACGCAAATATAGGACACAGCGCTGAAAGGTTCTAGAtattctcacagtcagtttcgCAGGCTCAAAAGTGATCGCTGACCGAAGGAAGGTTTGTGAACCGAAACCGGAAATAATCTCTCTGGTTACTTATTACTTTATgttagaaaactgcaacgctaacgggctagaatcgtctaagaacccgaaaggatcccgcatactttcatagacgatcaaaggcgtaaaaacataagattatagacttgtcagatagacttacagttagggatatgaaccctTCATGTACTGCTTGACGTAGGTGTTTTCTAATATTACATTAGATAGTGCTCGCTTCTATGTCGGCGGCAAGGTGCAATTCCATTTTCCAACTACTGCTTCGAAGTATTCCAGATTCTATTCGCTCCGACAAATTCCATACGTGAAAGGGGGGTGAAACGTTCGTCGTCTGATATTGGGAGCAAACCACTTATCAGTATTTTACCATCACAGGATGAGATGATGTCGGTTGTGGCAAGTAGCAAAGAGGATCGATGCCTAGATTTTTGCATCGACAGTAAGACCCCCAGCGCTCCACTTGACTTTTTGTCGCTCCCGCTACCATTTATCGAACTTCCAAGCACAGTGGGAGGCCTCAAAGATTGCGCCGAATTTCACATTTGTTCGCTGTTGAAAAAAACCACCTTGTCAGCCGACGATGAGGACGCTCTTGACGACGGATTTGTCCTTTGTGATTTAAACATCATTCGTAAAAAGCTACAAGTATGGAGGCAGCTGTTCCCACGAGTCAGACCGCTTTTTGCTCTCAAGTGCAATCCTGATCCGATGGTAGCTGCGGTCTTAGGTCAATCGGGTGTTTGCGGTTTCGACTGTGCGTCCCTGCCCGAAGTCGAATTGGCCCTGAAGTCGGTCAGCAATAATCCCCGTCTTTTGGTGTATGCAAATCCTCAGCGTGCAGAAAAAGACTTGGAAATGGCTTTGTCTCTGGGTGTACGGGCTCTAACCTTCGACGGACCAGAGGAGCTGCACAAAGTCCACCGCGCCTATCAACAGCGACTGGCTGCACAGTCAAACTCACGACCTCCGCAAATGATTTTGCGTATCCTAGTTCCAGACGAAAGCTCAACCGTACCATTGGGAGAAAAGTTTGGTGCCTCTCCTGCTCGTATAGCGTCGCTGGCGAACTTGGCTTTGACTCTTGGTTTGCGAATCATAGGGGTGTCTTTTCACTGTGGATCAGGGAATCACGATCCTCGCGCGTATCGAATTGCTATCGAGCTCGCAGCcgaagcaattcaaacaaTCGATCTTGTACAGAAAGACCACAAGGCAGCTTGTTGGTTATTAGACATTGGAGGAGGTTATCCTGGCCTCGATGGAATGGGAGGGGACGCTGGCCGATTCTGCGGCTCAAAAGTAAAACTAGACGAGTCGCTAGTACAAGAGGACGAAACAGAAACTACCGAGAAGGTTTCCAACATTGTTTCACCATTGTTGAACAAACTATTCCCCCATGAACAGATACATTTTGTCTCTGAGCCTGGGAGATATTTTGTAGAAGGGGCGTTCGCTTTGTGCAGTAGAATCTACCAGGCTCAAAGCGAGTATGCCAGCGAGAGCCGACACACCGTTGTCCGTCGTCACTACTTTATTGCCCAGGGTGTCCAGGGCATGTTCAAGGACTGCTTACTCTGCAACGAAGTATTCACTCCTGTTCCTTTGTTCGTAGATAGTTGTTGCACCGATGTTATCAGAATTCCGAGTGTAATCCATGGTCCATCTGGAGAATTATACGATATTATTGCCCGTGACCACCCGTTGCCGTTCCTTGAGGCTGGAGATT
This genomic interval carries:
- a CDS encoding predicted protein — translated: DDGFVLCDLNIIRKKLQVWRQLFPRVRPLFALKCNPDPMVAAVLGQSGVCGFDCASLPEVELALKSVSNNPRLLVYANPQRAEKDLEMALSLGVRALTFDGPEELHKVHRAYQQRLAAQSNSRPPQMILRILVPDESSTVPLGEKFGASPARIASLANLALTLGLRIIGVSFHCGSGNHDPRAYRIAIELAAEAIQTIDLVQKDHKAACWLLDIGGGYPGLDGMGGDAGRFCGSKVKLDESLVQEDETETTEKVSNIVSPLLNKLFPHEQIHFVSEPGRYFVEGAFALCSRIYQAQSEYASESRHTVVRRHYFIAQGVQGMFKDCLLCNEVFTPVPLFVDSCCTDVIRIPSVIHGPSGELYDIIARDHPLPFLEAGDWLLFDRMGAYTLSIA